One Marasmius oreades isolate 03SP1 chromosome 2, whole genome shotgun sequence DNA segment encodes these proteins:
- a CDS encoding uncharacterized protein (BUSCO:EOG09265HPJ), with amino-acid sequence MASRCSSVFRAFSRTASVGSSRIASSSRRLATATTSTQTEAPPPPLSTSKDPHINRIVDDISGLTLLQAADLVATLKSRLNIQEIAVPAAAPAATSAAAPSDEPVAEKPQEKTVFTVKLESFDAAAKAKIIREVKALVPNLTLIDAKKFVESLPQTLKENLPKEDAEKMKKTFESLGAVVKLD; translated from the exons atggCC AGTCGTTGTTCTAGTGTCTTCCGCGCTTTCTCCCGGACAGCTTCAGTAGG CTCGTCCAGGATAGCATCTTCCTCTAGACGACTTGCAACGGCCACAACTTCCACTCAAACGGAAGCACCTCCCCCGCCTCTATCAACATCTAAGGATCCCCACATCAACCGGATTGTCGATGACATTTCGGGTCTTACCTTACTTCAAGCAGCAGACCTCGTAGCGACTCTGAAA TCTCGGCTCAACATTCAGGAGATTGCCGTGCCTGCAGCTGCACCTGCCGCGACATCCGCAGCTGCACCTTCAGACGAACCGGTAGCAGAGAAACCCCAAGAGAAGACCGTCTTTACCGTCAAACTCGAATCTTTTGATGCCGCTGCAAAGGCTAAAATCATCCGAGAGGTCAAGGCTCTCGTTCCTAATCTCACATTGATAGAC GCCAAGAAATTCGTGGAATCGTTACCGCAGACTCTCAAAGAGAATCTTCCTAAGGAAGACGCTGAAAAAATGAAAAAGACCTTCGAGAGCTTAGGTGCCGTCGTTAAACTAGACTGA
- a CDS encoding uncharacterized protein (BUSCO:EOG09261JVS) yields the protein MKSIRKSLNGNKDSVRNHISTPMPLPTVSKPAPGILPPQKVIKATTEYRSQAPQELSFKKGDFFYVIKDIDDQGSWYEAHNPVSGARGLVPRALFAEFNKSSATRNSQAIPLGLNPPAPPSIQPQQAAISLQSKTPKSQVFYAIVLHDFDAERADELEAKRGDAITVVAQSNREWFVAKPIGRLGRPGLIPVSFVEIHDPTTGEAIQDVGSLMDKGDLPRVEEWKRAMMTYKENSIALGVLDAPGNRESIPSTPFLQSFPSPSIQTSEPTIHVQGHSPSKHALAPTNEPLRNPTPECLPEGILLFAEAVSFHYEMEEYWFRVNALFQPYPSPGSNTLPPAKSLILFRVYNDFYDFQVALLNTFPREAGRDPPHPRILPYMPGPTPNVNDALTATRRGELDEYLRALCDLSRTGAKYILEHRVVREFLVLKPGDVENDTNPRVEEYEALQADGNINGEYVNEIRDTVGKLKLDNEKFDGSDYDEDEGYARSPQRQPYDRHPYSRSEEDRRPSEGSLRLQAHSQSHHRNGSTSSVRRTPSPYSPNSRSNSPISGSQQLTRDSDPYYSARNRAPPSHTASSPSISSVRSAAPSTTGRTRSHSSANTPPISAVNSQTAFIKIKIFDRVADDLIAIRVHPLVTHSELMDKVQTRLGSEVSNLRYRDSVNNTFIPLNTDSQLRVWMDGTDKHVLYAD from the exons ATGAAGTCCATACGGAAATCTCTCAATGGAAACAAAGATTCCGTCAGAAATCACATCTCTACCCCCATGCCACTTCCCACCGTCTCAAAGCCCGCTCCGGGTATACTTCCTCCCCAGAAAGTAATAAAGGCGACCACAGAGTATCGCTCGCAGGCTCCCCAGGAATTATCGTTCAAAAAGGGCGATTTTTTCTATGTTATAAAGGATATTGACGATCAGGGTTCTTGGTATGAAGCGCATAATCCTGTTTCCGGGGCACGAGGACTTGTTCCGAGGGCGTTGTTTGCAGAATTTAACAAATCGTCTGC CACCAGAAACTCACAAGCTATCCCTCTTGGCCTGAATCCTCCTGCTCCTCCATCGATTCAACCACAGCAAGCTGCTATCTCACTGCAGTCAAAGACACCAAAGTCACAAGTCTTCTATGCGATCGTACTCCACGATTTCGATGCTGAACGTGCGGACGAATTGGAGGCCAAACGTGGTGATGCTATCACTGTTGTCGCACAGTCTAATCGTGAATGGTTCGTCGCAAAGCCTATTGGACGGCTCGGACGACCTGGCCTAATCCCCGTTTCCTTCGTTGAAATCCATGACCCAACAACTGGTGAAGCCATTCAAGATGTTGGAAGTCTGATGGATAAAGGCGACCTCCCCAGAGTAGAGGAGTGGAAGCGGGCGATGATGACTTATAAGGAGAACAGCATAGCCCTAGGAGTGCTGGACGCCCCTGGGAATCGCGAATCTATCCCTTCAACTCCTTTTTTACAGTCTTTTCCATCCCCTTCCATACAAACATCAGAGCCTACGATTCATGTCCAAGGTCATTCTCCTAGCAAGCATGCCCTTGCACCTACAAACGAACCACTTAGAAACCCCACACCCGAATGCTTACCGGAAGGTATCTTATTGTTCGCTGAAGCAGTATCCTTCCATTACGAAATGGAAGAATATTGGTTCCGTGTTAACGCACTATTCCAACCTTACCCATCTCCTGGTTCCAACACTTTACCACCTGCGAAATCCCTCATTCTATTTCGGGTCTACAACGATTTTTATGACTTTCAAGTTGCACTTCTCAATACCTTCCCGCGCGAAGCCGGTCGTGATCCTCCGCACCCAAGAATATTGCCATATATGCCCGGACCCACCCCAAATGTCAATGACGCTCTAACAGCTACCCGTAGAGGGGAACTCGATGAATACTTACGCGCACTATGCGACCTCAGCAGGACTGGAGCCAAGTATATACTCGAGCATCGAGTGGTGCGAGAGTTTCTCGTCCTCAAGCCAGGTGATGTGGAAAACGACACCAATCCTCGGGTTGAAGAATACGAAGCATTACAGGCCGACGGAAATATCAACGGCGAATACGTGAACGAGATTCGGGACACCGTAGGCAAGCTAAAGCTGGATAACGAGAAGTTTGACGGATCAGATTACGACGAGGACGAAGGATATGCTCGTTCTCCGCAAAGGCAACCTTATGACCGACATCCGTACTCTCGTTCCGAAGAGGATCGTCGGCCTTCGGAAGGAAGTCTTCGCCTTCAAGCACACTCTCAAAGTCACCACCGGAACGGCTCTACGTCTTCTGTCCGACGCACTCCTTCGCCGTACTCCCCTAACTCTCGATCAAATTCACCTATTTCTGGCTCTCAGCAGTTGACTCGCGACAGCGACCCCTACTATTCCGCACGAAATCGAGCTCCACCATCCCATACTGCGTCGTCTCCGTCAATATCCTCAGTACGTTCGGCAGCACCGTCCACGACCGgtcgcacaagatcacattCGAGCGCCAATACTCCCCCGATTTCAGCTGTAAACTCACAAACTGCGTTCATTAAAATCAAGATCTTCGACAGGGTGGCGGATGACTTGATCGCTATCCGAGTACACCCACTTGTCACGCACTCGGAACTAATGGATAAAGTGCAGACTCGGCTGGGTTCAGAAGTATCCAACCTCAGATACCGGGACAGCGTGAATAATACTTTCATTCCCCTTAATACTGACAGTCAATTAAGGGTTTGGATGGATGGCACAGACAAACATGTGCTATACGCGGATTAA